The following coding sequences lie in one Vitis vinifera cultivar Pinot Noir 40024 chromosome 19, ASM3070453v1 genomic window:
- the LOC100242885 gene encoding uncharacterized protein LOC100242885: MGQILSIIIRWLWGEKDDKKKPSEKLPLISPPRLGSDTNSSSSRPALQPNPITSPPSLGSCRDYTLQTNLRTHPTPPLSSSSNSSSSSNPFTHSKTSGASRLQPTLQTRHQLNSSSGGLSIATVSSPVQPKLETHQQLSSSSCSQSSTTHFYPKPVQTHHQLNLSSGGLSIATVSSPVQPKLETHQQLSSSSCSQSSTTHFYPKPVQTPQPLTSNSCGLSRPSGTSHAQPKIQTHPSLLSSSCSHSSVSGASHFQSNPVTLPLSSVPSSNSGINGASQRNSLGFPLSLDPRSNSRSDDALDLLIPSKFKIQVVGDEKQVSARLHHYNIIEENEERTRGVVGKNWWDCSSCEEDLEEGKLRVRWIKHYSSEYKILLVGEGDFSFSASLAVAFASATNITATSLDSIEFLSTNYRHALSNIDSLRSLGAKVMHDVDATKMAHVFPFNCMRFDRVVYNFPLAGFFPNASREDKIRRNQMLVQLFLENAKKMIHIDGEIHITNKSNGFFYEWNLEFLASRVGLRLIEEEPFNFMDYPGYRTKYGFGGDNNFNCNPSRTYKFGHKKLN, from the exons ATGGGTCAAATTCTCTCCATTATTATTCGCTGGTTGTGGGGTGAAAAAGATGATAAAAAGAAGCCAAGTGAAAAACTACCCCTGATTTCTCCACCGAGATTGGGCTCAGACACCAACTCTTCAAGCTCAAGGCCTGCGTTGCAACCAAATCCAATTACTTCTCCACCGAGTTTAGGATCATGTAGGGACTACACATTGCAGACAAATCTACGGACTCATCCTACGCCTCCACTGAGCTCTAGCTCTAACTCTAGCTCTAGCTCTAACCCATTCACCCACTCCAAAACAAGTGGTGCATCACGTCTTCAGCCAACACTGCAGACTCGTCATCAACTCAACTCGAGCTCAGGTGGCCTCTCTATCGCGACTGTATCATCCCCTGTCCAGCCAAAACTAGAGACTCACCAACAACTGAGTTCTAGCTCATGCAGCCAATCCAGCACAACCCATTTTTACCCAAAACCAGTGCAGACTCATCATCAACTCAACTTGAGCTCAGGTGGCCTCTCTATCGCGACTGTATCATCCCCTGTCCAGCCAAAACTAGAGACTCACCAACAGCTAAGTTCTAGCTCATGCAGCCAATCCAGCACAACCCATTTTTACCCAAAACCAGTGCAGACTCCTCAGCCACTCACCTCCAACTCGTGTGGCCTATCCAGGCCAAGTGGTACTTCTCATGCTCAGCCAAAGATACAGACTCATCCTTCACTACTCTCTAGCTCCTGCAGCCACTCTAGCGTGAGTGGTGCATCCCATTTCCAGTCAAATCCAGTGACTCTTCCACTGAGCTCTGTCCCAAGCAGCAACTCAGGCATCAATGGTGCATCGCAGCGAAACTCTCTGGGTTTTCCACTGAGCTTGGACCCACGCAGCAATTCCAGGTCTGATGATGCATTGGATCTGTTAattccttcaaaatttaaaatccaaGTTGTAGGTGATGAGAAGCAAGTTTCTGCACGGCTCCACCATTACAACATAATTGAAGAAAACGAAGAACGAACCAGAGGAGTGGTAGGAAAAAATTGGTGGGACTGTAGCAGCTGTGAAGAAGACCTAGAGGAAGGAAAGCTTAGAGTAAGATGGATAAAGCACTACAGCAGTGAGTACAAAATATTGCTGGTGGGTGAAGGGGACTTCTCATTCTCTGCGTCTTTGGCCGTGGCTTTTGCTTCTGCTACAAACATAACCGCTACTTCTCTTGATTCTATAG AGTTTTTGAGCACAAACTATAGGCATGCCTTGTCCAACATCGATTCACTACGGAGCTTGGGAGCTAAGGTCATGCATGATGTTGATGCCACCAAAATGGCACACGTTTTCCCATTCAATTGCATGCGTTTTGATCGAGTTGTCTACAACTTCCCGCTGGCTGGATTTTTTCCCAATGCATCTAGGGAAGATAAGATCCG GCGAAATCAAATGCTGGTACAGCTGTTTTTAGAAAATGCTAAGAAGATGATTCACATAGATGGAGAAATCCACATTACTAACAAAAGCAATGGCTTCTTTTATGAGTGGAATTTGGAATTTCTAGCCTCAAGAGTTGGGCTTCGACTTATAGAAGAGGAGCCCTTTAATTTTATGGACTACCCAGGGTACCGCACCAAGTATGGCTTTGGGGGTGACAATAACTTCAACTGCAATCCCAGCAGAACATACAAATTTGGGCATAAAAAACTGAAttag